From the genome of Cetobacterium sp. ZOR0034:
ACGTTGTTTTAGCCTTGTATTTGCCGTAAAATTTCATATAACACTCAGATTTTATTCCAGATTTTCCTTTTATATTTTTAGTTCGATTGTATAGGCTCTTATTTACTATATAGGAGATGTTTCTAAAATCTATACTTACATTTGTTGCTACTTTGTAGTAATTATGAACTCCTAATATAATAGAATTATATTTATTTATATTTTTTATTGTAGGATATTTTTGAATTTCAAGTATTTGTTTCTTTATCTTTTCTTGAATTTTCAAAGATGCTTTATTGCTTATATGTGATTTTACAACTACTTTATTTTCTTTTTCATGAACTTTTATTTTAAATCCTAGATACTCAGAATAATTAGTTTTTAGATTTACAATTTTTGATTTTTCATTACTTATTTCCAAGTGAAGTCTTTCTTTAAGCCACATTTTTATAGCTTGAAATATTTTATTTCCACTATTATAACTTCTACAAAATATTTTGAAGTCATCTGCATACCTTACTATATACATTTCCTTAAGATTAGTTTTTTTCAATGCTCTGTATTTATTACTTTTATCTTTAGATGCTCGATCTTGACGATTTCTTTCATAATTGTGTACAGGCTTGAAATATTCCCATTGATTGGCTATCCACCAATCCAGCTCATTAAGAACTATATTTGATAGTAGAGGAGACAGTATACCACCTTGTGGTGTTCCTTTATTTGGGATGCCAATGCCTTCTATAGGTGATTTTAATATTTTTCCTATAATACTTATCAGGTGTTTATCCCGAATGCCTAATGCCCAAATTTGCTTTAGAAGCTTACCATGATTTACATTATCAAAGAAACCTTTTATATCAATATCAACTACATATTGAAATTTACTTTTCTGCATTAGGTAATAGCACCTTGCCATTGCATGATGTGTGCTTCTATTTGGTCTAAATCCATAGCTATGATTATAGAATTTTGCTTCGCATATTGGTTCTAGAATTTGAAGTATACATTGTTGAATAAGTCTATCCTCTATTGTAGGTATTCCTAGCGGTCTCATTTTACCATTATCCTTTGGTACCTCAACTCTACGAACTTTGTGCGGGTGGTAATTTTCTAACCTTCGGTTAACATATCCGATTATATCACCATTAGTTTTTAGTATTAAATCATCTATAGTTTTTCCATTATAACCACTTGTTTTACTTCCTGTATTCTTTTTTATATTTCTGTAGGCAAGTTCAATATTTTGTTTACTTGTAATTAAATCCATTAATTTATAAAATCTATAATTATTCTTTGTTTTAGATTTATTATAAAGGTCATCAAATATCCATTGAGCACTATAGTACTCATTATTTCTAAGTTTTCTCTTCTTTAGCATTTTCGTTGTCATTAGTCGATTAATCATTCCTTAACTAGCAAATTTTCATCTCTTTTAGTCTTACAAGAACCTAATATACATTTTTGAAATTTTTGTTTTATCATATATTGACTTGGGACTATCCCTCCACCATTTATTATCATGGCTTCATAGGTACTGTGTCCCTACTCTCACTAGAATTAAGATATGTTACCATATCAATGCTTCATCGGTGGTAAAACCTCCGCATTTCTAGCTTTCCACGTTCCAATAATCTTATCTATTCATATATCCTTAGGTAGTTCCTCTGAGCCTGTTAACTAGATAGCGCCTTTAACGCTATAAGGTATTTCATATTTTAGAGATTTACTTTACCTCATTAACAACATTTTTATGTTATATACATTTCTATATATCTGTAGTTTAGACCCGTACATTCAGAACTTCGTCAGTATGTTTTATTACATACATTCTTACCATAGATATTTTATAGACCACCGACCTATCATACACTTGACCTTGTTAGGTTCACATTTCCTTTTAATCTAGTATTAAGTTAGGGTGTACTCTCAGCCGTCTTCACCGAGCTTATGACCTATTTATATTTACCTATAAATACGCCATTCGGAGTATTATGGGAAGCACTTCAAGGCGTTACTCTATCATTTTACTTCTCGGATTATTAGTTCTTAGTTTAACGTGATTAAACTAGGCAATACTTTTCATATTGCAACGTGTCGCACCTAAAACAATATTTGCTTCACAAGTTCCAGCTTGTCCAATTGCTCCTGGATCACTTGCTCCATGACCTAAATCAACAACTAATTTTTTCATAAAATCCCCCCTATTAATCCCCAAATTGTTAATATTTTCTTGATAATTTAATTATAGGGTTTGATATTAATTGAATAAACCAAACTACTGCAATATCTCAATTTTAAAGAAATATAGTTGAAATAAAAAGTTTAAAATAAATACTATTTTTAGAAGCCTAATTTACCTAGCGTAGGATAGCGGAGCAACGGTTTTATCCTTCGCTTCATTAAACCTAAATACTTTAGAACCGTAACCCAATTCCAATAATCTAAAAGTGTCTATAAAAGTAATAAATTTTAATTTCAAAATAAATATATAGTCCTAAATGTGAAGGTCCAATAAAATATCAATGAAAATAAATAACCTACAAAAACATACGAACAGGGCATTGGGCGAAGGGGCAGTGAATGGCAATCTAAAAAATGTACGAATATAGCGAGTGTCAAGATGCGAAAACTACATGATATACAATATGATGTACGTTGAGCTTGTTGTAAACGAACATATGAGTGCTTTTTAGATTTTGTCAGAGGGGCACAGCCGTAGGCTAATCACTTAAAACCCAATAAAACTTTAATTCAAAGCTCTTAGCATCAAATTCCATGAAACTTTTGATTAAAAGATGGTTTTGAGTTAGGGATTGCAATGGAAATCCTTTTGAACGACTTATCTCAAAAGATTGAAATGAAAAGCCCAGTGGCGATAGCCAAACTCCCAAAGTGTTAAAATCATGTATAGCATCAGTAACAACATATACAAGTTTAAGTTATTAACTAATAGACAATACTCCAAATATGTAAGGAGTGATATTATTGGAAAAAGTAAAAGTTAAATCTAGAAAAAAGAGAGAATCTTTTATAACTATAGATATGGCTATTAAAGGTGGTATTATTTCATTTATATTACTATCATTAGATCTATTTATATAGGTTAATTTTAAAAAGACAGGTTATAGCTTTTTGAGCTATAACCTGTCTTTTTTATTTATCGGACCTAACATAACTAAACGCAAAGGGAAAGGTGGCGGGGGAGCAGAGAGCGCGGAGGGAGAAGTATGGCCAAGATTAAACGAAATAAATAGTAAGCACAAAAATAAAGCTACATATTAGCTCATATCCTAATAAAAAAATCCTATTTTATATGAGTTAATATGTAGCTTCACTTCGTATGCCTTAGTTTTTATGTAGTGTAATCTTGGAACATACTGGGGCTGATTAACCGCAGGTTTAACAGCATATAGTTCTTTTTTAATTGTATAAGCTCATGCGTAGCATTTATTTATAAAAACTTTTTTCATCAATAATCTCACTCCTATATAATTCCCAACTATCTTTTAGGACTTAATCGAGCCTTTTTACTACACTTAAGTTAAATTAATTTTTCAAAGGAGGAATGAAAATGCCAGATATGAAATTAGCTCCAAACGCTTCAGAAGTTGCTCAAATGTCAGCTTTAAGAATCAAATATGATTGTGGTTTAGGTAACAACGGAAGAACAATAGTTAAAACTAGAAGTTTTTCAAACGTTAAAAACGATGCAAAAGTAGTTGATGTTTACAACGTAGCTGAGATATTAAACGGTCTACAAAAACATGACGTACTATCTGTAGTAAAAATAGACAATACAGAATTAACACCAGCAAATTAATTTAAATAAGAAAGGGGATTAAGAAATGAGAAATATAGAAACTAGATTATTAATGGTTTTCTCTACAACTCTTGGAAGAAAAGTAAGCTTATTTGTATCAGATCCTAAAGAAGATATAACTGAAGCAGAAATAAAAGAAGCTATGGACCAAATAGTTGCTAAAAATGTATTTGCGCCTAGATTTGGAGAAGAACTTGAAGCAGCAATAGAAGCAAAAGTAGTTCAAACTGCAACTACTGGATATGACTTAGTTATATAGTAACACATGGAACGTCTCTTTGAACTTTTGAGGGGCGTTCTAATCAATTTTAAAGTTTAATTGGAGGAATAACTCGATGGAACTAGATTTAATGACTCTAGTGTCAAATTTAGGGTTCCCTGCTATCGTTACAATGTACTTGTTAATTAGAATAGAAGGTAAGCTTGAAAATTTGAGTACTAGCATAAATTCACTTAGTTCAAATATATATGAATTGAATAATAAGAAATAGTAAGTGTATCAATTGAATTTTTTTCAAAAGATACACTTTTTTTCTAGATACCTTTAAATGTGTTTTTTAGGAATAGTATATTTTTTTCGTAAGAAAATATCTAAAATCGTTTTAATGTATTCGTTTCCAAATATAACAATAGTAATAAGCAAATAAATATAAAATATGGGTCAATGCTGGCAGTATCTTGCTTTAAAAACAGTATATTTAATGATCTTGTTGCAAATTCTTAAATTAATAAATATTAATTTAAGAATAAGTTTCTACTTAACAATGTTAGTGAATAGGAGAATGAATTAAAATATCGTGGGGCGGAAGAGCCCGGCATACTGTAATTCGAGCGTCTTTGACTCGTATGTACCCCTCAACCATGTGGCCTCACACAGCTCTAGTCGTCTGATAAGAGAGATAACAGACCTTTCTCTCTTGAATAAGGAGATAAATACTAGAAAGGGTACATGTAAATATCTAGCTATCGTTTTGGTCAATAAATTCAAATAAAGTTTCAACTGTTGTGTTAAATATTTTAGCTATATCCATAGCTAGTTTAAGGGACGGGTTATATCTTCCATTCTCTAGATGAACTATGGTTTCGCGTCTAAAACCTACTAATTTTACTAGTTCATTTTGTTTGATAGAGTTTTTTCTCTATATTCTTTTATATTAGTTTTCAAGATAGACAATTAATCAAAAATCCCCTTTCTGTCGTAATGTGTAAATAAGGCAAATCTGAATATAGTAAAGCATAATAGTATAAACATTATAACCACTCCTAAAATTCCCACAGATTTAAAAACTCCTGAAACTTCAGATGTAGTTGCTATCATTCCTACTACAAAGATCGATAGGAATAGAAAATTTAGGCTTTTTTCATTTGCCTTTGATAGAATCTGGTTTGATGCTTCGTCATTTATTCCTTTAAATGTCGAGTTAAAGATAAAAATAACTACTACTACAGCTATGCAAATCCCATACGCGAGATCCATATACTTTAATTTAAAGAAAACATCAAATATTGAGATTAATAAAAAAAATACTGCTGATAATATTTCAAGTGCTAATTGTTATTTTATAGTGTACTGTCTTTTAATCATAATAAATCCTCCTTTAAAGCTACATATATATAACTTTTAACTTCTTTAATAGGGGTAGCGTCAGGAAAATGTGCAATCCGTACGTTAAACAAAATTAAGCTAGTAATTTCAATGGTTGTAGCAATTTGAGTGTTTTATTAATAAACCACCAAAACGCATAGACTTATTTAATTTTAAAATAATTGTGATATAAGTCTATTGGGACACCTCGAAGTATTGATTTTACTTATTTTAGTTAATGTTCCAATAGGGCATACCTCATTAAAACATAGTATATAAATTATTCCTTAACGTAAGATTTCCGCGAAAATAGGACTCTACCCCTAATAAAGTTTCGATTAAATTTTGATAAATGTAAAAGTAAAAGCATTGAATAAAATTAAAAATGGTGCTAGAATAAGTTTGTAGACATAAAATAACAAATCATGTAAACTAAAACTTGAAGGAAGTGATTTTATGTCT
Proteins encoded in this window:
- a CDS encoding DUF1659 domain-containing protein, whose protein sequence is MPDMKLAPNASEVAQMSALRIKYDCGLGNNGRTIVKTRSFSNVKNDAKVVDVYNVAEILNGLQKHDVLSVVKIDNTELTPAN
- a CDS encoding DUF2922 domain-containing protein; protein product: MRNIETRLLMVFSTTLGRKVSLFVSDPKEDITEAEIKEAMDQIVAKNVFAPRFGEELEAAIEAKVVQTATTGYDLVI
- the ltrA gene encoding group II intron reverse transcriptase/maturase yields the protein MINRLMTTKMLKKRKLRNNEYYSAQWIFDDLYNKSKTKNNYRFYKLMDLITSKQNIELAYRNIKKNTGSKTSGYNGKTIDDLILKTNGDIIGYVNRRLENYHPHKVRRVEVPKDNGKMRPLGIPTIEDRLIQQCILQILEPICEAKFYNHSYGFRPNRSTHHAMARCYYLMQKSKFQYVVDIDIKGFFDNVNHGKLLKQIWALGIRDKHLISIIGKILKSPIEGIGIPNKGTPQGGILSPLLSNIVLNELDWWIANQWEYFKPVHNYERNRQDRASKDKSNKYRALKKTNLKEMYIVRYADDFKIFCRSYNSGNKIFQAIKMWLKERLHLEISNEKSKIVNLKTNYSEYLGFKIKVHEKENKVVVKSHISNKASLKIQEKIKKQILEIQKYPTIKNINKYNSIILGVHNYYKVATNVSIDFRNISYIVNKSLYNRTKNIKGKSGIKSECYMKFYGKYKAKTTYIQRIALFPIAGISNKPPMNFSQNICNYTHSGREKIHKNQQSVPSYILKYIMENPIHSKSIEYNDNRISLYVGQNGICPVSRELLEIGNMECHHKKPYVNGGTDSYNNLIFLKTEVHKLIHAKSEDTLNKYLNLLNLDCNALNKLNKLRILVGNFEI
- a CDS encoding N-acetylmuramoyl-L-alanine amidase translates to MKKLVVDLGHGASDPGAIGQAGTCEANIVLGATRCNMKSIA
- a CDS encoding YvrJ family protein, with translation MELDLMTLVSNLGFPAIVTMYLLIRIEGKLENLSTSINSLSSNIYELNNKK
- a CDS encoding helix-turn-helix transcriptional regulator → MKQNELVKLVGFRRETIVHLENGRYNPSLKLAMDIAKIFNTTVETLFEFIDQNDS